The Rhipicephalus sanguineus isolate Rsan-2018 unplaced genomic scaffold, BIME_Rsan_1.4 Seq1591, whole genome shotgun sequence genome segment TacagagtagagcactgcacgaacCAGATTTtttggcccgggcccggcccgggcccgctttatgaagcctgAGCCCAGCCTGGGCCCGTGGtaccaagcccgggcccggcctgggcccaggcgttcattactaaacttatccagggcacgTGTGTTAATGACCAGACCCAGCCGGGGCCCTCGAGAGGATATTAgtagttgatgatgattattaatggtgccttgcgctttgtagcaggCGATTGGACGGAAAATgtggtgtgtacatgcatcgaaattttgctttgcccgcggtaatagctcagcggttaagctgtttcgctgttaagtcctaggacgcgggtacgattttgtcctatcatgtcatctagcatacgaatatatatattatatatatacatgtgaaTTCTGagcatacagcataaaataaatgcaccagtatagatatatctatactggtggaaaaaaaatagaacttcaaatgtttttcatttttctttttttgctaagctttactaagagccagctctttgcacatgtcacttcagcttggcagagaatgccttagaccatgcaatgcgtaacgttcgcgtgtgctcgaaggcccgacttaggcctatTAATGAGCGGGCccaagtccggcccggcccgcagcctcaagcccgggcccggcccaggcccgcaatttcaagcccgagcccggcccgggcccgtgcagtgctctaatacagAGGCTGACGCACGTTGATGGCActgccttggcagtgcatttcgtgggggggggggggggggggtcgcatatttaccacagcccagaggggggattatggcggcacccagggagGGTGCCACCATAAAAAGAAGCCGAGGCAAGGAAAGGGAAGGGAAGGGAAAAGACGCCGAGGATGGCAGCAAGTTGGATGGAGCAATGATATTAAGAAGTtcacagggataaaatggaatcgtCTCGCGTAAGACAGGGTAAACTGGAGATCTGtgagagaggccttcgtcctacaGTGGACATAAAAAACAGCCGGAGAATTATGACGACAATGAGATCATTGTCGTCATAATTCTCCGGCTGTTTTTGAAATGTTGAGATCAACATTTCAAAAAAACAACGCTTCAAAGTGTGCAAAAAAACTTGATGCTTTGCATACATATTGCAAATCAATGCCAAAAAGCATTCCCGAGTTCTGAATGATCATGACATTGTGGCTGTCACATGGAAAAATTACTCCTAATAATTTTTCCAGTATTCAATAATCTATATGTCTTTAACCTattttgtattttctttcttcgGCAACTCCTGCAAAAAAAGGTCATTTTGTTCTGAACTTTAAAAACCAGCCGCAATGATAAAACTACAATCAATGCACTAGGAATGCAATTTACAAAATAAGTAGCACTTGAAGAATCTTGAATAGGTACATACAACATGAGTGACCAAAAATTGCATCTAGTTCCGAAGCGTGCAAATACCAGAGTGGCAGGCACAATACAGGTTTAAATCGAGGGTGACCAGCAAAAAGCAGCccatccttaaagggacactaaaggcaaatattaagtcgacgttgattgttgaaatagcggtccagaaacctcgtagtgctgcttttgtgccaaggaagtgcttattttgaaataaaatcacgtttttagtggtccgcatcgcgttagcgcgcttcaaatctcccgcctgaaaatacgactttcatacgtcactgctgccgtgcccaacgttgcacgcttttactgcgcggccgccgacactagtagcagccgagcggaagtagcgggacccacagtagcaacaacggcgctgcggcaaagacttgctcggatgggcacattcaaagccttcaccaagttgcggttggtctcgtaatcctcagtacgaaagtgcagcgagcacacacgcagaggttttgactgtttagcacactggcgcaatggcatgacactaagccacttcgagcataagggttcattccgcggcacccagtgaaaagacacaccggtttccttgctgcagcactggtgttgtgcaccattcgggcatccggcaatatcacacgcatgcggcattttgtcgaactttctgtcagagcgactttcacgagcgcgcaaaacacgcacggcagtacgcgatcccgaaactaccactgagacgggcgaggcacagttcggcgaaaacggaacctttgaaccacgcgcgccgttccccatggcaacgccacggcggttttgttttccatgaatcaagcagaaacgaacaaacagcattttattacgtcttttgatgctcggattgttctttttttactgctgctggtttgattactagtgatttattgtaggccgacttccatacgtcatcgggatcacttcgaaaatgtcccactcgtggcgctcatcatgtgatacatttagcttaatttctcggtaagtagggcaatgctgttgataatattgccgttttagaagttgtctacattgggctttcactctggcataaattgttatttgcctttagtgtccctttaaccctacAATATGAAAGCTAGACACATTTTTGCTGCTTTGGAGATCGATCACTTGTgctaattttttttgttgttgttgtagctgTACACAACAGTTTTGCCAATACAGTtttcaccacattgtttgttcGTGCAGTGTGGCTTTATTTTCACTCTAAAAGGCAAAGCTGCGTGTCATCACTGAAACTGGGACAAAGCCATggcattttttctttgagtgATGAATGCCTTTGTTGGCAGGCTAAAATGACCAACCTTGCTGAAATTTTCTCCCCAATCATTCTAATGGTGCAGTACAGCATTTATGCAATTTATGATTAACGTGAGAAACTGATAGAGCAAGCCTTATTTATCAGACTACTAAacaaggcggccgaagcagcgaaggcggtcgaagcagcgaaggagactagcgtgcttcaagtgtcgagctgtgacacttgatagttcgcgctcatcttctgtttgttcgtttagcggcgtcctttgagctcgagtggctttcgtacgcgccataacatgagcgcggacatcacggtgaaagcgtgaaacattcgtctacccctcgccacgagaaaaccgcgcgagcagacagcggaagggcaagcttctcccatgcgcaaatataagaagaagcgagcgagctcgccgacgacttttaaatgcgcccgtagggctcctagcgccacctcgctggtattgaagaaacgcttattatcgcctgctgtctctgagtccgtccagcgctaaatggtgtgtatataacgctcgccgttagctacgtggaggatctgcgtttcgtggcgtagtggatagcgccgctcgctgcggagcaggaggtccctggttcgattccgcgcttcggaagcatttttctgagtttttttctgtggggactttatagatatatacatacttatacatatacggtgcatgacggcggcgacgccgacggcgacggcaaaatccagccgagactgtccatataattgctatcgcaataaaagaagaaatAGTTATGATGAACAAGCAGCActtcaaagaaaaataaagaaaggcacCTACGCACAGTGCCTTGTCAACATTGTCGTACACGCACGATGGCGTCCTTTTGGGCACTACACAGTTTTCTTGGGAACATATACTTTGCAAACAAATCCTATAAAACCAAAGTAAGCCTGTGGGCACCAAACAGTAAACTGAGCTATATTCCTAGCTTAAATCAAGTGAGAATGTGAAGCCATATAAAACTGTTCTTGAAAGGCCCAAGAGATGGATGCGCCGTAATAAGTTAAATTCCCTCACAAGAGACAACTGCAGAAGCAATCAtgccccccacccacccccttttttttacagcagaaaCTCAAGCATTAGATCAGCAGTGTTTGGGTCCCAGTATCCCCTGAGTATTTTGCTGCCATAAAAAGTTCAGAAATAGCTCTCACATCAGTTCCTATCCATGGCCTTATCTTAGCATAACTGCTAACCTATTGCACTGGTATGTGCTAGTACTTTAACCTGAGAAATGAGCATACAGGAACTCacctcttttctcttttttcgtgACAGGCAGGCTGACTCCCTGTTTTTGATCATCCTCTGTTGCCTTTTTAATGCCTTgctctacattaaaaaaaaaaaaatcatcataaaAACCTGCGCTTGGAAGCGAAGTGATGCCACTATACAAACAGGAACCATGTAGGATACTACTGCTATGGCACTCTTATTGTGTAGAGATTGTAACAACTATGGGTATCTAATATAATAGAAACTAGGCTAGGTCAACGAAGGTGAAATGTTTGGAGTAAAATCAAGAGCCCATTACCACATCCGAAGGCCAATTACCCAGTGGTGAGTGGCACTGTGCATGCTTTTCTATCGACTTATTACCCACTTTCCTTCTCATTATTATATTCAAACTATGCGCTTCAAAGTTATTCAATAATAATCACTATTTATTCACTTCAAACCAGAGAACTtacattcgcacaagcctatcaTAAACCTTAGCTCCAAATCCTGTCATTGCAAGCAATTTAGTACAGTAGAATTCCATTACTGTGGTTTAAGTGACTTCGATTTTTCAGCTGATTCTATATCATCCAGAGGCCTCACCACCACCCCATACATTTCTATGAAACCAAACTTTCACTGTTTCAACTATGAAATTGACCTTCACCAGATAATCGTAACTTGGCTGGTGATTTTACATGTGCCTGCCACCAATGTTGACCGCAGTAATGGCTCTGCTTACATAGAAACAGCATCAGACTTCACGGTGCATGTGTCAAACATGTGCCATCCCCACTGAAATCACGTATTTTCAACCTGCTTCAGGAAGACATTGTGAAAACAGTAGCTCACAATGAATTATTACAGCACTTACTTGATTCTAGCAcattaaaaaatttttttgctaGAAACTTCATCCAAAATTTCCTCCAGCAGTGCAATCTGATGTGAAACCAAACCAAAAAGTGCGTTCACAATGACCTAGTCACAGACTGGCTGGCCACTGTCATCGCCAGTGCCATCACAAAATAGCGACCATGGATGGTGAGTTTGGACAGCGTGACGATGACATGCCGCCTGCAGTCTGATTACAAGTGCACTTTTAAAATCAAATTATTTTACTTGTTCAGCTAGCAGCAACAAGTCGCATCATGCGTTGTCAGCATTCCGAAGAATTGCACGCATTGCAGGATGGACTAGCAATGTCATTAGTGTGGTGTGGACAATTATCTAATTTGCAAGTGTTGGAGCCTATTTATAAGCGCAAGGCATTAAACATGCTACTGACCGCAAGGAGAACAACATATTTTGTTCTACATAGCAATAAAGTGCTGCCTAAAAGTGATGATGATGGGCATTAATTCAATAAAGTTTCATTCTATCAAGACACACCTGGCTGGTTTCctctttttattattgcaggaaTCTGagctacattttgtttttgttttcttgctgaAAAATTGGGCACACATTTGACTTCTACATAGTTTAGGTGCCCTAATGTCATTTTTATGGTCCTTTACTACTTTGGACCCATAAAATGTAAGTGCCTCGGGTCGGGGACGTGTTGAAATTGGGGCAAAACCTGCCAAATGGGTCAATGATgtgtttagttgtttttttttctgcctcttgcTTAGCTCAAGCCACCAGACAATTCAGCCAACTTTGTCTCTTGTCAGTCCCTTGAGAGCCGAATCAACGGAAGTCAACGGTATTGCAACCAAAAGCATTTGGTAAGCAAGGAACAGGCAAGTAAAAAAGAAGTGCTCAAAAATAGCAACCTCATAAAGATATGTGAAGAAGACCTTGAGGTATGTCATGTGGCCAGTtgaaattttcttttcttttttttcccctttaacaTCTAGTAGTTACATATACAGAGCAAACAGCCGCACGGTTGACAAATTTCCTCACACAGAATTCATATCACAGACAACATAACATGACACAAAGGTATATATTACTAAACTTATAATAACACTCACATCACTAAGCTGTTGAATGAGTGTGGCCGAGGGTCCATAGATGACAGGGGGATTGGAGACTGCGACAGGTTCCGTCTTGACAATGGGCAAAGTTGCAGATGTAGTACTACTGAGGCTGACTGCAGGGACCACATTGTTGAGGGTAGGAATAGTCACCTTGGCCACTTTTGGTATTGCCTGTGAAGTTACAATCTTGGGCGCCACAGCTGCTGTCTTGACAGTGCTGGCGCCAGTGGTTGGTGTCTTAATTGTGAGCACTCCTTGTGCTGTAAGCTGATTAAATTCCTCCTGAGTCAGCGTCAGTGTCTTTTGTGCTGTCAAAGCAACAAGTCATAATAGATATAACAGTCAGGTGGATGCCAATTATTGAGCCAGCAACTGccaccatgttaatatgtaccTTTCCACTAACAGCGAGTCCTACACAAGCATAAAACAAGTTTATGGGTTGCATTTGAACAGGATAATCACTCGCCAAGGAATCAATATCACGAAGCTCAAGGTACACATACTTCGTTCAGTGCTATAAACCATAATTCCACTCCGACTCACTGTCACATTTCACTACTACTAGAAAGTGGCAAGCCAGACTGCAGCTTTACCCATCACCATCACTGGTGTTCTTCAGTGCAGGCATTATAGAACACTTCATTTCAATGGCTTGACTGAAAAATCAAGTGGTTTCAAATAGCTATTCAGCACATTAAAACTGCAGCTACTGCCAACTTACAGCAGCTGAAATAAAGGCTAGCCACCTACTGACAGCAATGGCTAGCTGGTTTTTGCATATTTTCATTGTTCTGCTTACCCCTACAACATGCTTATGACTGAACTTCCAGTCAGAACGAGGATGACTGCTTAATAAGCTTCAAGTGGCATTCTGAGGTGAATTTTAACTTCTATAGAATAATTTTACATAAATAACTATGCCACTGTGAAGCTGCAGTGTGTCCAAAAGTCATCATGTGATAATGGCCCATGGTGCAGTACTGAAGCATCACTCGACTGTCATTATAATAAAATGTATCATGAATGGCACAGGTATCGCAAGAGTTAAATGTAGTTGCTTTTAGGTCAGCATAAAAGTAACTACATTTAACACATTTCTGTTTCATATAATATAGCCACCAACGGTTTTAAACTGAAAACCATAAAAAGATTATTATCTAAATAAGCAAATATTTCTTCAGTGATTGGAGATTTGGAGGCCTCCATCTCATACCTGTAAGGATTTAaaaaattgctggggttttaagtGTCAAAACCACAGTGTTATTATGAGGAATGTTGTAGCTGGGACCCTGGATCAATTTTGacaacctagggttctttaacatacacctttATCTCAGTACACAGgggtttttgcatttcgcctccacagaaacACTGTCACCATGGCCAGGAATCCAACCCATGTCCTTGCGTAACACATTAGCCACTAGCTACTTCACCAGGTTGTTTGTGAAGACATCTTTCCCCTTTCTTCAGACATCATGGCATCTAAGGAGGTGACAGTGGTGTTCAGCACTGTACTCTGCAGTGTGAAACAAGTGTGTTTGCTCTGTGCAGTGCTATCATCTATTGTGAAACTTTCCTTCAGTCAGAATGCATGTAGGAAGCATTTTTAAATTTTTCGCAAGCTTTTTTTCTTGCACATTATAAACCATAAAGGCTAGCAAAGCGAAAGGTGAAATCTCTAGAACATGAAGTTGCTACAGATGCGACAAATGCCTCTCTTCTTTCCTAACACTGCCCTCGTCCCACTCCAGCACATTTTTCCCGACCAAACTGATGGCAACAGAAGTGGTGAGTTTCCTGTGCTTTTATTGCCATGCACACCTGCTTTGGCAAGTTTCCCCGACAACAACGGCAACAGCACAAGCAGAACTTCTCTTCTACATATACCGTCTACCACTCTAAGTTTTTCCAATGGTGGTGGTGATAGCACTTCTGCCTCAAAGAATGACATGAGCCATAACAGAAACACTGGTGCTTCTCACTGCCTCGGTTAGATACCTAGCTGGCAATCCACCGTGCACAATGGCGGCCAAATAAAGCTATTCTCTTTGAAAGTCTTATTACACTCTACAAGCAAACACCAACACGTCTTTGAAGCATTCACCTCTTTCCACGCCCGACCTCGGCGGTGAGGATAC includes the following:
- the LOC119376590 gene encoding cyclic AMP-dependent transcription factor ATF-6 alpha-like, whose amino-acid sequence is MVSSPPRSGVERAQKTLTLTQEEFNQLTAQGVLTIKTPTTGASTVKTAAVAPKIVTSQAIPKVAKVTIPTLNNVVPAVSLSSTTSATLPIVKTEPVAVSNPPVIYGPSATLIQQLSDSKALKRQQRMIKNRESACLSRKKRKEYLQKLELDVRELANENAKLKEENAHLRHRVAQLESEAKRRLPSSSSIKRTTAFMAVMFMLTFNLAPFSADLEDDFDSSDLTAAERRHESA